The following are from one region of the Etheostoma spectabile isolate EspeVRDwgs_2016 chromosome 15, UIUC_Espe_1.0, whole genome shotgun sequence genome:
- the cdr2l gene encoding cerebellar degeneration-related protein 2-like, with product MLRAGRMEEFVTEEEEPWYDQRDLEQDLHLAAELGKTLLERNKELEDSLQQMYINNDEHVQEIEYLSKQLEMLREMNEQHAKVYEQLDVTARELEITNEKLVLESKASQQKIDRLTGTMETMRGQVDSLTTRVEELRTLEELRVRREKKERRKTVHSFPCLKELCTAPRYEDGFLLANPGSVDLAESQPVDEENERLRDIVSSLRSAVATERSQREGAERECATVLQEFERLEQRLLGAEGCQLRVQELEAELQEMQQLRKSRLCLIGGMEDSLETLLRNGPETDTPEEGVGLEEGGEGGAGEAGDTGQQGGPVRKSCSDTALNAISARDASGRRQGSYALHANGVRKRGMSILREVDEQYHALLEKYEELLGKCRRHEESLCHAGVQTSRPVSRDPSMKEYSMVCAGPSTSGAGAVATPPTPPQTPSTPEALEGISRQVEQVDKRLSQNTPEYKALFKEIFSRLQKTKCDIKSTKSKKSNK from the exons ATGCTCCGCGCAGGCAGGATGGAGGAGTTTGTCACGGAGGAAGAGGAGCCGTGGTACGACCAGCGGGACCTGGAGCAAG ACCTACACTTGGCGGCTGAGCTCGGCAAGACCCTCCTGGAACGCAACAAGGAGCTGGAGGACTCTCTACAACAGATGTACATCAACAATGACGAGCATGTACAAGAGATAGAG TACCTGTCCAAGCAGTTGGAAATGTTGAGGGAGATGAACGAGCAGCATGCAAAGGTGTATGAACAGCTGGATGTGACGGCCAGAGAGCTGGAGATCACCAATGAGAAACTGGTACTGGAGAGCAAGGCCTCGCAGCAGAAAATAGACAG GTTGACGGGCACCATGGAGACCATGCGGGGTCAGGTGGACAGCCTGACAACTCGGGTGGAGGAGCTGCGAACTCTGGAGGAGCTGAGGGTCCGTAGAGAGAAGAAGGAACGGCGTAAGACTGTGCACTCCTTCCCCTGCCTCAAAGAGCTCTGCACTGCGCCAAG GTACGAGGATGGTTTCCTGCTGGCCAACCCGGGCAGTGTGGACCTGGCTGAGAGTCAGCCAGTGGATGAGGAGAATGAGCGCCTGAGAGACATTGTCTCGTCCCTGCGCTCAGCCGTGGCCACAGAGCGGTCCCAGAGGGAGGGTGCGGAGCGCGAGTGCGCCACTGTGCTGCAGGAGTTTGAGCGTCTGGAACAGCGTCTCTTGGGAGCAGAGGGCTGCCAGCTGCGCGTCCAGGAGCTCGAGGCTGAGCTCCAGGAGATGCAGCAGCTGAGGAAGTCCAGGCTTTGTCTGATTGGGGGCATGGAAGACAGCCTGGAGACGCTGCTCCGCAACGGCCCTGAGACAGACACGCCAGAGGAGGGCGTAGGTCTGGAGGAGGGAGGTGAAGGAGGCGCTGGAGAGGCAGGGGACACGGGGCAGCAGGGAGGCCCAGTGAGGAAAAGCTGCAGCGACACGGCTCTGAACGCCATCTCGGCCCGCGACGCCTCAGGTAGGCGCCAAGGCAGCTACGCCCTGCACGCCAATGGCGTGCGCAAACGTGGCATGAGCATCCTGCGGGAGGTGGACGAGCAGTACCACGCCCTGCTGGAGAAGTATGAGGAGCTGCTGGGAAAGTGCCGGCGCCACGAGGAGAGCCTGTGCCACGCCGGGGTGCAGACCTCCCGGCCCGTCTCCAGAGACCCCTCCATGAAAGAGTACAGCATGGTCTGCGCGGGGCCTTCGACATCGGGTGCCGGTGCCGTTGCCACCCCTCCCACACCCCCGCAAACTCCCTCCACCCCAGAGGCCCTGGAGGGGATCAGCAGGCAGGTGGAGCAGGTGGACAAACGTCTCAGCCAGAACACGCCGGAGTACAAGGCCCTGTTCAAAGAGATCTTCTCCCGCCTGCAGAAGACCAAGTGTGACATTAAATCCACCAAGAGCAAAAAGAGTAACAAATGA